Proteins encoded within one genomic window of Prochlorococcus marinus str. MIT 9515:
- a CDS encoding PH domain-containing protein, with the protein MININEESFYEGGPAKSDLIINLFAGLTLLGLPFTFAAIVRALWLRYKITNKRITIDGGWFGKNKTQVSLSNIEEIRSIPRGFGSYGDMVLILNDGSKVEMKSLPLFREKQKFIEENMIKRSQTLNLNEVEGFATKS; encoded by the coding sequence ATGATTAACATAAATGAAGAATCCTTTTATGAAGGTGGTCCCGCCAAAAGTGATTTAATAATAAATCTATTTGCTGGTTTAACCCTTCTTGGCCTTCCTTTTACTTTTGCAGCGATAGTTAGAGCCTTGTGGTTGAGATATAAAATCACAAATAAAAGAATAACTATTGATGGCGGCTGGTTTGGGAAAAATAAAACACAAGTATCTTTAAGTAATATTGAAGAGATAAGATCTATCCCTAGAGGTTTTGGATCCTATGGAGATATGGTTCTAATACTTAACGATGGTTCTAAGGTTGAGATGAAATCTTTACCTTTATTCAGAGAAAAACAAAAGTTTATTGAGGAAAATATGATAAAAAGATCACAAACATTGAATCTCAATGAGGTTGAAGGATTTGCTACGAAATCTTGA
- the rnpA gene encoding ribonuclease P protein component encodes MALPKAMRLKGHRTFDYIHKNSEKYYGKLMTFKIARSNPKILISHKNFNSLNNFKIAIAISKKVSKKAVVRNKIRRLLQDYFLKNFRKDKNHKPYWLLVNLKSSDSCNYESKLLQEFQHLIFKSGLLND; translated from the coding sequence ATGGCCTTGCCCAAAGCTATGCGTTTAAAAGGTCATAGGACTTTTGATTACATTCATAAAAACTCTGAAAAATATTACGGTAAATTAATGACTTTTAAAATAGCGAGGTCAAATCCAAAAATTCTTATTTCTCATAAAAATTTTAATAGTTTAAATAATTTTAAAATTGCAATCGCTATAAGTAAGAAAGTTTCAAAAAAAGCAGTTGTAAGAAACAAAATCAGGAGACTATTGCAGGATTACTTTTTAAAAAACTTTAGAAAAGATAAGAACCACAAACCTTATTGGTTACTTGTTAACCTTAAGTCAAGTGACTCTTGCAACTATGAATCCAAACTACTGCAAGAATTTCAACACCTAATTTTTAAGTCAGGTCTTTTAAATGATTAA
- the yidC gene encoding membrane protein insertase YidC yields MIGFISEKLLIPILDFFYGLVPSYGLAIVALTVVIRIALFPLSAGSIRSARRMKIAQPVMQKRQAEIKSKFSGDPKKQQEELGKLMNEFGSPLAGCLPLIVQMPVLFALFATLRGSPFADVPYNINLKVLPQEQIAAIDPKPYKSPRHSIFVTEKSHFPVVATLPNGTKLGSEESVKINLQTTNGNSYSEVLSKYDNGSKFLPTWTVSKGSENIKVSQDGLVTAIKPGDATIEAKIPGLAAKSGFLFIKALGQVGFYVDGSINWDIATLVGAFGLTLLLSQVLSSQGMPSNAQQSTANKITPVMITGMFLFFPLPAGVLLYMVVANIFQAFQTFLLNKEALPSNLQKILDEQLINKNKVIPSTANVSDKRLPFEPNNKK; encoded by the coding sequence GTGATCGGGTTCATTTCAGAAAAACTACTAATCCCGATTCTAGATTTTTTCTATGGATTAGTTCCAAGTTACGGATTAGCAATTGTTGCACTAACTGTTGTAATTAGAATTGCGCTATTCCCTCTCAGCGCAGGATCTATAAGAAGCGCTAGAAGAATGAAAATAGCTCAACCTGTAATGCAAAAGAGGCAAGCGGAGATTAAATCAAAATTTTCAGGTGATCCAAAAAAACAACAAGAAGAACTTGGTAAATTAATGAATGAATTTGGTAGCCCTCTTGCAGGTTGTTTACCTTTAATAGTTCAAATGCCTGTTTTATTTGCCTTATTCGCGACACTAAGAGGTTCACCATTTGCAGATGTTCCTTATAATATAAATCTAAAAGTTTTACCCCAAGAACAAATAGCAGCTATTGATCCAAAACCCTATAAATCCCCAAGACATTCTATATTTGTAACAGAAAAGTCCCATTTCCCTGTTGTAGCGACATTACCTAACGGCACAAAACTAGGTTCTGAAGAGTCAGTAAAGATAAACTTGCAGACAACTAATGGTAATAGTTATTCTGAAGTCCTTTCAAAATATGATAATGGCTCAAAATTTCTTCCTACTTGGACAGTTTCAAAAGGTTCAGAAAACATCAAGGTTTCTCAAGATGGTTTAGTTACGGCTATCAAACCTGGTGATGCAACTATAGAAGCTAAAATTCCTGGCCTCGCTGCAAAAAGTGGATTTTTGTTTATAAAAGCTCTTGGTCAGGTTGGATTCTATGTGGATGGTTCAATAAACTGGGATATAGCTACATTAGTTGGGGCTTTCGGATTAACCTTGCTTCTATCACAGGTTTTATCTAGTCAAGGGATGCCTTCAAACGCTCAACAATCTACTGCAAACAAAATTACTCCAGTAATGATTACTGGAATGTTCTTATTTTTCCCTTTACCTGCAGGTGTATTGCTATATATGGTTGTAGCGAACATTTTCCAAGCTTTTCAAACTTTTCTTCTTAATAAAGAAGCTCTTCCATCAAACTTACAAAAAATTCTGGATGAACAATTAATAAATAAAAATAAAGTAATTCCTTCTACTGCCAATGTCTCAGATAAAAGATTACCATTTGAACCTAACAACAAAAAATAA